In Flavobacterium sp. 83, the genomic window ATTCAAAAAAGGAAAACAAGTTGATTATGTCCTTGGAGAATGGGATGACACCGAGAAAGCTGCACTGCCGGAGCGACTGGAATTAGCTTCTGAAATTATAAAATCGTTTGGAACTGCTGGTTTAGAAATCACAATGACCACATTTAATGGAAAATAAAAAAAGGGAAACGTTTCTAAAATGTTTCCCTTTTTTAATAGACTATATTTTTATTATTCAATCACAATTTTTCTTTCTTCTTTTCTATCCCCATCAATTACTGTCAATAGATAAAGTCCGGGTTGAACATTTTTCAACTGGATATTTTTATTAAAATTAGAATTACTTTCAAATTTATTCTCAAATAATTTTCTGCCTAATAAATCATGTACCAACACCTTCACCCCATTTGATGATGCACTAGTAAATTGAATATTAAAATTCCCTTTATTTGGATTAGGATACAAAACAAAATCATTGATTTGAAATTCAGGTGCTGCTAATGTATACGTTTGCGTACAAATTGTTATTGAAGCTGAATTTAAAGTACCTAAATCATTCTTGTAAGCATCGCGAACTCGCAACGTCCAAACTCCTTGCGGGTTTTGCCCATTAAAAGCAGACAAGGGCTCAAATGGCGCTACAGTTTGATCAGTAGTAGTTCCGCAGGCTAAAACCCCTCCCAAATCATCATAATTCAACGCTAAAGTACTATTCGTTCTTCCACAACTAGTTTCAAATAATTTTACTGTTGTTCCTTGTGGACTGACCATTTCTATTTGCACGTCAGATAAAGAGGCGTGTGTAAAATTTACTGCAACATTTACATCAGTAACGATTCCCGTTGAACTGGGAGCACTAATAGTTTTAGATGTGTATGATGCTGATTCCGGAATGGCAAAAGGAGCTGCAAAAGTATACGTATTACAAGAAGAAGTAACTGAATAACCAATAGCGAATGGCGTACTGTTTACTGCATAGAAAATATTTGCTGTAGGTTCGATCAAAATTCTGCAATTTTTAGCAGTAATGTTTGGAACTGTGACCGTTTGAGAACCATCATTTGGGGTTGCAGAAACTAACGTTGTAGGGAAAGTTAACCCTCCATCCGTAGAAAGTTTGATATTTACATTAGTAGATCCCGTCAAAGCACTTGAACCATTTACGCTCCAAGTCACCACTTGTGTTGTCCCTTGAAACCAACTAAGATTTTCTGTATTTTGCGATGTAATAGCAAACGGACCAACTGTTCCACTTACATTTACAATCATTTCATCGGTAGCCGTTTGTGCCGTTCCTTGAGCAGCATTGTCTCTACCCGTTAAGGTAAAATGAAGTGTTCTGGCTATTGTAGCAACTGATTCCCATGTTGTACTTAATTTACCTGACAAAACAGTACTATACGCAGGCATATAACGTATTGGAGAACTTACAGGATATAAAGATCTAAAAAGAGGTCCGTCGATTTTGCTTGGTAGGGCAATACTACTAGCGCCACTAGTGGTTACTGCCGAATCATTTTGTTCCCAGCAATATGAAATAGAATCCCCATTAACATCAGAACCTGTCCCTGCTAATTTAAATGCGGTGCCGTTAGGAATAGTAAAATCTAAACCTGCACTGATTGCTGGAGGACTATTAGTTATGATCGTACTGACAGGACACGTTTTTGTAAGTAAGTTATCCTGAATCTGTTTAATACTTGCGTACGAAAAATAATCATCTGAATTAGCTTGAACATCATAATCAATACTAATTCCCGCATAACCCATAATGGTTGACCCGCTTCCAGGCTCGACACTTACTCCTGTGTTTTCAATTTCATAAGAAAAAGTATGATTAGCTCCTAGCTGATGACCCATTTCATGAGCAACAAAATCAATATCAAAAGTATCACCTTCAGGTTTAGAGTCAGAAGGAGACGTAAAAGCACTTCCTTTTCCCGAAGGGACCGCTACAGTAGGATTTACACACACACAACCTATACAACCAGCATTTCCTCCTCCTCCATCTGCCCCAA contains:
- a CDS encoding reprolysin-like metallopeptidase; this translates as MKRIILFFVIIVSNSIINAQNGTPWKRVDQNKIAVSDRKSAKPSADNELLFKLDEIAIRQSLEPLQNKTAKGNRIQITIPNADGIMEWFSVWESSNFEPELQAKYPEIRAYNGVGITDKNAFLYFSFSPKGIQTMILRGDSGSEFIEPYSKDNSIYVLFNSKNRAIGSLPLVCKTQDVALNKHLLNKTSTMYASNKVFKTLRLALSCTGEYAAYFGGTVAGALAGMNATMTRVNGIFNKDLAIKLNIISNNNLIMYTDAATDPYSDSAAGAGGAWNQELQDDLSSNITNGGYDIGHLFGADGGGGNAGCIGCVCVNPTVAVPSGKGSAFTSPSDSKPEGDTFDIDFVAHEMGHQLGANHTFSYEIENTGVSVEPGSGSTIMGYAGISIDYDVQANSDDYFSYASIKQIQDNLLTKTCPVSTIITNSPPAISAGLDFTIPNGTAFKLAGTGSDVNGDSISYCWEQNDSAVTTSGASSIALPSKIDGPLFRSLYPVSSPIRYMPAYSTVLSGKLSTTWESVATIARTLHFTLTGRDNAAQGTAQTATDEMIVNVSGTVGPFAITSQNTENLSWFQGTTQVVTWSVNGSSALTGSTNVNIKLSTDGGLTFPTTLVSATPNDGSQTVTVPNITAKNCRILIEPTANIFYAVNSTPFAIGYSVTSSCNTYTFAAPFAIPESASYTSKTISAPSSTGIVTDVNVAVNFTHASLSDVQIEMVSPQGTTVKLFETSCGRTNSTLALNYDDLGGVLACGTTTDQTVAPFEPLSAFNGQNPQGVWTLRVRDAYKNDLGTLNSASITICTQTYTLAAPEFQINDFVLYPNPNKGNFNIQFTSASSNGVKVLVHDLLGRKLFENKFESNSNFNKNIQLKNVQPGLYLLTVIDGDRKEERKIVIE